In Nostoc edaphicum CCNP1411, the sequence GTTCCTCAACCCAATTTACGCAGGTTAGGGTTTTTATGCCTAATATCATGTCCGCATAATTAGTTATAATTCCCATAGTCATTGCACCCCACACGCCAGATGTTCTACTTGGGGAAGACCGCACTGGCTCCCCTTAATCCCCTGGGGCTACGGTGTACATACAAGTCCTTCTGACCCCCTCTAACTCCCCCTTTGCAAGACTACGGTGTACACACAAGTCCTTCTGACCCCCTCTAACTCCCCCTTGCCAAGGGGGAGAACCAGATATTTCCCCCCTTTGCAAGGGGGGATTAAGGGGGGTAAATCCAGGGTTTGGACTTCATTACCAAGATGTATTTATATGCCAGAACAACAGCAGTGGACTATATCTGCAAGTGAACAACCACCAGAGTGGTTTATCCAAGCGGTGAAACAGTATACACCTGCATCAAGTGGACTGTATGCAGCGCAATTGTTGTGGCAAAGAGGAATTAAAGATAATCAACAATTAACAGCTTTTATCAACCATAAAGCTTATCAACCAAAGAGTCCCTTTGAGTTTGGGCAAGAAATGCAGCTGGCGATCGCACGGTTGCAACAAGCACGCAATACTAAAGAAATAATTGCCATCTGGGGAGACTTCGATGCCGATGGCATTACCGCCACATCTGTACTTTGGGACGGATTGGGGCAGTTTTTCGCTCAAAATACTCAGTTAACTTACTACATTCCCAATCGCCTGAAAGAATCCCACGGACTTAATGAACAAGGGATTGATAACTTAGCAAAACAAGGTTGTAAATTAATAGTTACTTGCGACACAGGTAGTACAAACCTTGAGGAAATTATCTATGCTAAACAGTTAGGCATAGATGTAATAGTTACAGACCATCACACCTTACCCGCCGAACGCCCACCCGTCGCAGCAATTATCAATCCCCGTTATTTACCAAGGGAACATCAGTTATTTAATCTTTCTGGGGTGGCGGTAGCTTATAAGTTGGTGGAAGCACTCTATCAAACCCTACCTAATGTTGCAAAATATCCGTTAGAGGATTTATTAGATTTAGTTGCAGTTGGATTAATTGCCGACTTAGTGCAGTTAAGTGGAGATTGTCGCTACTTGGCACAGATGGGAATTCAACGACTGCAAGAAGATTTTAAACAACCACCAGCAGAGCGGCGGCGTCCAGGGGTAGGGCGATTATTAGAATTGTGCCAGAAAAATGGCGATCGCCCCACAGATATTTCCTTTGGTTTGGGGCCAAGAATTAACGCCGTTAGCCGCATTCAAGGTGATGCTAGTTTCTGCGTTGAATTATTAACTAGCCGCGATGCCAAACGTTGTAACGAACTAGCCGAAGTTACAGAACTCGCCAACACCCGCCGCAAATCTTTACAAAAAGATGTGCAAGCACAAGTGGCGCAAAAACTCACCCAATTAGACTTATCAACCACCAGCGTCATAGTCTTAGAAGATGCCCAATGGCCTGCGGGTGTATTGGGTTTAGTCGCCGGACAGGTAGCACAAGAAACAGGACGCCCAACGATTTTGTTAAGTACGGAAGGAGCAGGGGAGCAGGGGAGCAGGGGAGCAGAGGGAGAAATTACTTCTTTATCTTCTAACTCAGAACTCAGCACTCAGCACGGGCTAAACGCCCCGCTACCGCTAACAGCACTGTTATTAGCTCGTGGTTCTGCCCGTTCGGTAAATTCTGTCGATTTATACCAACTGGTGAAAGACCAAGCACATTTGTTACATCGCTTTGGGGGACATCCTTTTGCAGCTGGTTTAAGTTTGTTGGTGGAAAATATTCCTTTATTTACAGCGGCGATTAATCAACAGTTGCGCCAAACGTTAGGTAGCACAACCCTAACACCAACCGTGCAAGCAGACTTGACGGTGACAGTCGCAGACTTGGGGAAAGAGTTATTTTTGGAACTGAAACTGCTAGAACCTTGTGGAATGGGTAATCCTGTTCCGAAATTGCTAATTCAAAACTGTTGGTTTGAAAATTCTTGGCATCGCAATCAGCAGGATTGGCAAGGAAAAAAAGTACAGTACATTAAAACTGAGTTTGACATTCGGGATGATTCCAGCAGAAGTGCTTTTCCTGGTATATGGTGGGGACACTACAAAGATGAATTGCCCATAGGAAGGTGTGATTGCATAGCAGAATTAGACTACAACACCTTCAAAAAACGTTATGAAATCAGATTAATTGCTGTGCGTTCTTCTGTTAACTCAGCACTCAACGCCCCACTATCGCTAACACCCTTCATCCTAGACTTACGGAATCAGGAACACTCAGCACGGGCTAAACGCCCCGCTACCGCTAACAGCACTCAGCACAAGCTCAACGCCCCGCTACCGCAAACAGCACTGATTATTGAAGATTGTCCCACTAATTGGGATGATTTACGTATGTGGTTGCGGCGATGTTTAATGACAAGCCGCTCTGGATCTGGGGTTGACAATCAGCAACAATTAGTGATCGCTTGGTCTAAACCCAAGCACCAACCACCCAATCAAATTTGGCTAACTCTTGTAGGAATTGCCAAATATCTCAGTCGCACAAATCAACTAGTTACCCGCGTACAACTTTTAGAGAAAATCGGCATCAGCGACCAAACCTTACTTGTCGGAATCAAAGCTTTAAAATATTTAGGGTTTACAGTCACACGACAAGACCGTTCTTTGCAAATCACCTGGCATCCAAGCGATAGTGCCGAAAACCTTGCCGACGCAGCCGTTGCACGATTTTTAGCTGCTGTCCGAGAAGAACAATTTCAGCAACAGTATTTTGCTGAAGTGCCTTTATCTACTATTATTGCGATCGCCAGCTACGACAATTAAGTAGGTCAAACCAATTCGCAATTCGCAATTCGCAATCAGTGGGGGCTTGAAACTCATTAATTAACAATTATCCAATTAAATAGCCGCGCATTTTAATTGCGAATAGGCGAAAAAGCGAATTTACAATTGTTTTGGTCAAATTAGTTATTCTGAATTTTTCTTCAACTACTCAAATTAGCAGCGCCAAAAGTAGCATTAAACTTGCGACACCAGATAGCGGCAGATTTGTAATCTGCTAAATTGATATTATTAGGAATAGAATATGTTTGAGCACCACTATATTTTTTTAATGGAGCAATAATGATATGATCTCCATTTTTTAAAGAATAAGCTGGTGGCTTAGTTGAACCAATCACATTATCTGAACGATGCAAAATTACTACTAAATCCGGGCCTGATTCAGAGGTTTTAAATGACTGTTCAAGCTCTAGAAATGATTTACCGTCTTTGGTTGTAATATTGACTTTTCCCTGCGTTGGATGTTCTCCAGAAACAAAAGTGCCTGACTTGGTAGCAGTTGACCTTTGAGATTGTGCTAAAGGGGCTAAAGACTTCGCCGGAGTTGAAGATGTAAGAACAGATGTATTCACAGCGATCGCACTTTTCTTAGATTGATTACTTGATACTTCTGGAGTACAGCTAACCATGACAATAGAAGAAAAACTTAGGATTAATAAAATTCTGAATTTCATGATTCAAATACCTCAATAATTAATCAACAATATAGCTTTTTAGTTGAACTTTGAACCAATTATTGCTTGAATAATTAGTCTAAAAATTATGAATATCTAAGGATTAATATCTAGAAAGCTGAGATTTTGTTTAAAAAATTCTTATGGATTTCTCAGCAAAATCTAAACTTTCAAGTCTTGAATTCTTTAAATCGTTCCTGGGCTGCATTTCTAGTTATTAAATTGTTGTATAATTTTACATTTAGTTAAGTAAAATAATACAATTTTGTTGTATGTAAATAGCATATATATCTAAAATCTTTCTTTGCGCCTCGCAGCCTCCTTCAAAACCCATGCAATAGGCATCCATGAGCAAAACCAGTGATAACGAAATGTTGTTGCACAACCAAAATTGGCAGCGTGAGCGGCAAATCATAGCACGTTTATCTTCTTTGAACTATCGAACTGGTGAACTCAGTAGCTATTTGCACAATATTGCTTGCGGAGTCAGCGAACTCATTGGAGTTGATTGGACAGTTGTTACCTTTTGCCAAGAGGGCTTTGAAACTGTTTTAGCCAGTAGTCTCGAAATGGGTGAAGGCGAACATGTTTATTCACTACATGGTTTACTCACTGGCACTGTGATCAAAATTGGTCACTCATTAGCAGTGGAAGATGCTCAAAAATACCCAGAGTATGGACAGGCTCCAGAAGGTTATTGTGCATATTTGGGGATACCATTGCGGACTGCTGAAAATGAAGTGATTGGTACTATCTGTTCTTTTAATCATCAACCACGTGATTTTACAAAAGAAGACATCCAAATAGTGGAATTGTTTGCTGAACGAGCTGCAACAGCAATTGACAACTATCATCTCTATCAACAACAGTGCCAATTTAATCATATTCTAGAGGCTGAGGTAGAAAAACGCACCGCAGAATTACAAGCAGCCCAAGCCAAACTTTTAGAACAAGAACGACTAGCAGCAATTGGTGAATTTGCTGCCATTATTGTGCATGAAATTCGTAATCCTTTGACTACAATGCTCATGGGATTGAAGTATTTCCGAAAAACCATTCTGACTGAATCTGCTCAAGAACGATTAACTTTGGCACTGAGCGAAGCTAGTCGTTTAGAACGTCTATTAAGTGAAATTTTGCTCTACGCCAAGCCTCAAGTGTTACAACTTTGTGAATTAGATGTGAATGAATTCATTCATGACTTGCTTGTATGCATTCGTGAAATGCCAGAAGCTCTGGAACGACAAATTGAATTTATTCCGGCATCACCTACAGTAAAAATTTTGGGAGATAAAGACAAACTTAAACAAGTATTTATCAATATTGTCCGTAATGCTTGCGAAGCGATCGCACCAGGAGATATCGTTAAATGGAAAGTGGATTTGCATATAGATAAAGTTTACATTAATATCCACAATGGCGGTGAGCCAATTCCATCAGAAGTTATCACTAAACTTTCTCAACCATTCTTCTCTACAAAACCTTGTGGCACTGGGCTAGGACTTGCTATTACCAAACGCATCGTCAATGCTCATAGTGGGAAACTGTTAATCTCTTCTGACCTCTTAACAGGAACTACCGTGAGTGTCCAATTATCGGTAGTTTTGTGAAGGAGACAGCAGAGAGGCGGTAGTAATTTATACCAATTAAAAAAGAATGCGACAAATAGACCATTTGTAGAGACGCGATTCATCGCGTCTTTACCCAAGGATGTGCTGCAATCATTAATTGAATTGGTATTAGATGAGGCTTCTTTGCGAGACACTCCGCGACCATCGGTGAGAGGTTAAGGTAATTGTACTAGTAATTTTATGCAACAATATTAGAAATATTTCTTATTTATCTCCAAGTAAATTTGACTTAGGCTTAGTCCTTTTTTATAAATTTTTGTTTTTGCTGGCTATGCTTATATCGATGCCCGCATTACGAAAGATAATACTTTGACACCTGGAAACCGATTGTCAAATAGTGCTAATCATTCTTTCAACTTGTGGACGAGCTACGAAATTCAAAAAGGTAACTTACAAGGGTTAGGGGCGGGAATAGGCTTGTTTTTTGTAGGCGATCGCGCTAATTTTGACAACACTTACGATGTCCCTAGCTATCTTCGGACTGATGCCTCTATTTTCTATAAACAAGATCGATTCAGAGCCGCACTCAACTTCAAAAATCTATTTGACATAGACTATTTTGAAAGCTCATTAGGTAATCGTGTTTATTATGGACAACCTTTTACAGTTCAAGGAACTATTTCTTGGCAGTTTTAATAATTGAGACAATCATGCGACATTTTTATTACTGGCTAATATTAGGCATCTTCGGATTTACTCTAGTTACAGCTTGCAATTTCCACACATCTCAAAATATATCCTCTTTACCTAAACAACCAACCGCAGAATGTCGCATGGTTAAACACACAATGGGGGAAACCTGTGTTCCCGTTAACCCCCAGCGTGTTATTACCTTATCCTCATGTACTTTAGGCAATGTCCTTGCACTTGGGGTTAAACCCATCGGGACAACTAACGAAGTTTACATACAGGGAAACTCTCTGACATCCATTAATGGTGAAACGGAGGGAATAAAATTACTTGGACTTTCACAACCAAATTTAGAAGCAACGTTACGACTCAAACCAGATTTAATTATTGGTGTAGATTGGTTCAAGCCAATTTATCCTTTACTATCTAAAATTGCTCCTACAGTATTAGGTGAGATTGATTACATAAGCTGGCAAAAACATCTGAGTTTTGTAGCTGAATCCTTGGGGAAGCAAGATGCTGAAAAAGCACTTTGGGATCGCTACTATCAGCGAATAGAAAAGCTAAAACTAGCATTAGGAACTCGCTATCAAGGCAAAAAAATATCCTTTATAACTGTTGGGCGTGAGCAGATATACATTGATTCCAAAAACTCATTTCCTGGCTCCATTATCAGTGATGCGCTTTTGCAGCGTCCAGCCTCACAAAATATGGATTCAACCTATGGAGCTTTTCCTATTTCCTTAGAGGAATTAAAAAAAGCTGATGGTGATATTTTATTTGTGACAACTTTTTCAAGAAATGGCAATAAATTTCTGGCAAAAAAACAACAAGAACCACTTTGGAAAAAACTTAAAGCTGTTCAAGAGAATCACGTTTATTATGTTGATTTTATGGCATGGGCTGCAACAAATATGCTGGGAACTGATGCAGTTATTGATGACTTATTTAAATACCTCGTCAACGCTCACTAACTCAAATCCCCAAACACATCATATTCGTCTGTAAATCCGGCTACTATTTTTCTGATGAAGCAAGATGTTTTTACTACAAAGGGATACCTTTTTATTCCTGAAGAAGAAGTATAGGGGATAGACGGTGATATTATATTTATAAGAATTTATGGAGATGACGATGAAAAATCATTGAAATAACTCAAACAAAAGCCACTATGTAAAACGCTTAAAGCCGTTCAGCAAAATCATGTTTACTTAATAAAATTATCAACCTGGAGAGAGTCAAATCTGCTTGCGACTGATGTCGTAATTGATGATTTATTTAAATACCTAGTCAACACACCTTAACCCATGACTAAACACACGCTATTCGTCTGCAAAGCCTGCCACCGTTCATCTGAAAAACGACCAGAAAATCCACCTTTCGATGGCAATACTTTACTTGACAAACTAAATACTTTATGTAGTGAACAATTCCATCCTGACGAACTAGAAATTCAGCCTGTTGGGTGTCTTTGGGCTTGCAGTCAAGGCTGTGTTGTATCTGTATCTAGCCACGAGAAACCCACCTATCTATTTGTCAATCTTTCCCCAGAAGAAAGTTCAGCAGCATTAATAGAATTTATGCAACTGTATATCAAGAGTCGTAAAGGCGGTGTAGTTTGGGAAAAATTTCCCGAACTTTTGCAGTCTAAGATTTTCGCGCAAATTCCGCCTGTAAAATCATAGCTTTGGTAAAATATGTTTGATTTGACTCTAAATTATCGGATCATCAGGAATCGCACTTACCCGCTACTTCCAGAGGATTGCGATCGCCACTAATCTAATTCATTTCCCTACTAACCAAGATTTTTCATTCCCGATTGCACGTTCCACAAACCAGCATAAATCCCATTCTTCTCCAACAATTTTTCGTGTGTTCCCGACTCAACGAATTCTCCATATTCCATCACATAAATACAATCAGCATTGCGGATAGTGGAAAGACGATGAGCTATGGCTATTGTCGTTCGATTAGCAGTAATGCGTTCCAAAGAACGCTGAATAGCAGCTTCAGTTTCATTATCCACTGCTGATGTTGCTTCATCTAAAATCAAAATTGGTGGATTCTTTAAAACGGCCCTAGCGATCGCAATTCTTTGGCGTTGTCCACCAGATAATTTTTGACCCCGTTCACCGACTATTGTCTCATAACCTTGGGGTAGGCGGATAATAAAATCATCAGCTTCGGCAATTTTCGCAGCTGCAATTATTTGTTGATCGGTAGCATCAAAAGTACCATAGGCGATATTTTCAGCAATCGTACCATGAAATAAGAATACGTCTTGGCTAACCAAACCGATACTACGACGCAAATCACGTAAGTTTAATTTTTGGATATCAATACCATCAATAGTAATTGTTCCAGAAGAAATATCATAAAATCGCAGTAGTAATTTAACTAAGGTACTTTTCCCGGAACCTGTAGATCCAACTATAGCAATAGTTTTGCTATAGGGAATATGTAAAGATAGTTTTTTAATTACTGGTTCTCTATTTAGATAAGAAAAAGTTACTTGCTTAAAGTCAATTTCACCACGTACCTGAGCAACATTTAAAGATATATTTCCTCTAATAATGTTAATGGGAGCATCTAATAAATCCATAATCCGATTGGCAGAAGCCATTGACCTTTGATATTTGTCGAATATTTCTCCTAATGTTACTAATGGCCACAATAATCTCTGTACTAAAACGAGTAAAACACTATAATTACCAATAGATATTTGACCAGTATATGCCGCCATCCCTCCCCAAAATAATAAGGCTGTAAACCCTACTAAAACTAGCATTCTAATTAAGGGCACAAATGCGGCAGAAAGTTTAATTGCTTTGGTGTTACTTTTTCTATATGCTTCGCTATCTCCCGCCAATCTAGCGCTTTCATAATCTTCAGCGGTGAAACTTTTAATTGTATTAATTCCACTAAGATTATTTGCCAATCGTGAATTCAAAAAACTTACCTTTTCCCGCACCTCAGCATAACGAGCTTCCAGACGCTTTTGATAAGTAAAGGAACCCCAAACAATAAATGGCATGGGTAACATTACTACTAGGGTAATGGAAGGAGGT encodes:
- a CDS encoding single-stranded-DNA-specific exonuclease RecJ, with translation MPEQQQWTISASEQPPEWFIQAVKQYTPASSGLYAAQLLWQRGIKDNQQLTAFINHKAYQPKSPFEFGQEMQLAIARLQQARNTKEIIAIWGDFDADGITATSVLWDGLGQFFAQNTQLTYYIPNRLKESHGLNEQGIDNLAKQGCKLIVTCDTGSTNLEEIIYAKQLGIDVIVTDHHTLPAERPPVAAIINPRYLPREHQLFNLSGVAVAYKLVEALYQTLPNVAKYPLEDLLDLVAVGLIADLVQLSGDCRYLAQMGIQRLQEDFKQPPAERRRPGVGRLLELCQKNGDRPTDISFGLGPRINAVSRIQGDASFCVELLTSRDAKRCNELAEVTELANTRRKSLQKDVQAQVAQKLTQLDLSTTSVIVLEDAQWPAGVLGLVAGQVAQETGRPTILLSTEGAGEQGSRGAEGEITSLSSNSELSTQHGLNAPLPLTALLLARGSARSVNSVDLYQLVKDQAHLLHRFGGHPFAAGLSLLVENIPLFTAAINQQLRQTLGSTTLTPTVQADLTVTVADLGKELFLELKLLEPCGMGNPVPKLLIQNCWFENSWHRNQQDWQGKKVQYIKTEFDIRDDSSRSAFPGIWWGHYKDELPIGRCDCIAELDYNTFKKRYEIRLIAVRSSVNSALNAPLSLTPFILDLRNQEHSARAKRPATANSTQHKLNAPLPQTALIIEDCPTNWDDLRMWLRRCLMTSRSGSGVDNQQQLVIAWSKPKHQPPNQIWLTLVGIAKYLSRTNQLVTRVQLLEKIGISDQTLLVGIKALKYLGFTVTRQDRSLQITWHPSDSAENLADAAVARFLAAVREEQFQQQYFAEVPLSTIIAIASYDN
- a CDS encoding DM13 domain-containing protein, translating into MKFRILLILSFSSIVMVSCTPEVSSNQSKKSAIAVNTSVLTSSTPAKSLAPLAQSQRSTATKSGTFVSGEHPTQGKVNITTKDGKSFLELEQSFKTSESGPDLVVILHRSDNVIGSTKPPAYSLKNGDHIIIAPLKKYSGAQTYSIPNNINLADYKSAAIWCRKFNATFGAANLSS
- a CDS encoding GAF domain-containing sensor histidine kinase — encoded protein: MSKTSDNEMLLHNQNWQRERQIIARLSSLNYRTGELSSYLHNIACGVSELIGVDWTVVTFCQEGFETVLASSLEMGEGEHVYSLHGLLTGTVIKIGHSLAVEDAQKYPEYGQAPEGYCAYLGIPLRTAENEVIGTICSFNHQPRDFTKEDIQIVELFAERAATAIDNYHLYQQQCQFNHILEAEVEKRTAELQAAQAKLLEQERLAAIGEFAAIIVHEIRNPLTTMLMGLKYFRKTILTESAQERLTLALSEASRLERLLSEILLYAKPQVLQLCELDVNEFIHDLLVCIREMPEALERQIEFIPASPTVKILGDKDKLKQVFINIVRNACEAIAPGDIVKWKVDLHIDKVYINIHNGGEPIPSEVITKLSQPFFSTKPCGTGLGLAITKRIVNAHSGKLLISSDLLTGTTVSVQLSVVL
- a CDS encoding iron-siderophore ABC transporter substrate-binding protein — protein: MAVLIIETIMRHFYYWLILGIFGFTLVTACNFHTSQNISSLPKQPTAECRMVKHTMGETCVPVNPQRVITLSSCTLGNVLALGVKPIGTTNEVYIQGNSLTSINGETEGIKLLGLSQPNLEATLRLKPDLIIGVDWFKPIYPLLSKIAPTVLGEIDYISWQKHLSFVAESLGKQDAEKALWDRYYQRIEKLKLALGTRYQGKKISFITVGREQIYIDSKNSFPGSIISDALLQRPASQNMDSTYGAFPISLEELKKADGDILFVTTFSRNGNKFLAKKQQEPLWKKLKAVQENHVYYVDFMAWAATNMLGTDAVIDDLFKYLVNAH
- a CDS encoding DUF1636 family protein: MTKHTLFVCKACHRSSEKRPENPPFDGNTLLDKLNTLCSEQFHPDELEIQPVGCLWACSQGCVVSVSSHEKPTYLFVNLSPEESSAALIEFMQLYIKSRKGGVVWEKFPELLQSKIFAQIPPVKS
- a CDS encoding ABC transporter ATP-binding protein, with protein sequence MTITSQSPKVSKNRSNSAHPLQRLLNYGSQYRQQIWQATTFSIINTLLDLAPPWLIGTAVDILVKQQDSLIAKLGIRDVFSQFLLLSFVTVIIWIFESLSQYAYDRIWRSLAQNIQHSLRLDTYNHVQELDSAYFEESSTGRLMSILNDDINQLEDFLNFGANDIIQISTSLIILTVGAFFVLPPSITLVVMLPMPFIVWGSFTYQKRLEARYAEVREKVSFLNSRLANNLSGINTIKSFTAEDYESARLAGDSEAYRKSNTKAIKLSAAFVPLIRMLVLVGFTALLFWGGMAAYTGQISIGNYSVLLVLVQRLLWPLVTLGEIFDKYQRSMASANRIMDLLDAPINIIRGNISLNVAQVRGEIDFKQVTFSYLNREPVIKKLSLHIPYSKTIAIVGSTGSGKSTLVKLLLRFYDISSGTITIDGIDIQKLNLRDLRRSIGLVSQDVFLFHGTIAENIAYGTFDATDQQIIAAAKIAEADDFIIRLPQGYETIVGERGQKLSGGQRQRIAIARAVLKNPPILILDEATSAVDNETEAAIQRSLERITANRTTIAIAHRLSTIRNADCIYVMEYGEFVESGTHEKLLEKNGIYAGLWNVQSGMKNLG